The following are encoded in a window of Shewanella psychrotolerans genomic DNA:
- a CDS encoding carbohydrate porin has translation MKRTLNISIVTTALLSYFASPMFATAKETNTEFENVAVMKDKTGPSDFEAWNQTKQSWQKEYGLQLGMDYNMLGLQAVDAIGDSSAASGAVRVYGQWDLVKTDSGSTGGVVFKFEHRHKYTETSPKEFGLAELGYIGFVHSLYGDQGFRVTHLFWRQSMLDNRMVTYLGFLDMTDYTDFYPLASPWNDFNNGVFSSGSGTIGGLPDGGLGIMLGGFITDKVYGSASIMDAKGNASDLLQGAEDLFDSGATWKSLEIGYTPSRDMLFIQNAHLTFWQRDEVGNDEEGYGINVNLSGLIEKQWLPFIRYGWAEDGGAMYDSSLSAGFGYIPAQRSEDMFGLAFNWASTMASTFGNIDFEDQYTAELYYRAQVLPWLQLSPSVQVINHTAINFDAIEIGDLEHIFIEDKTDVVFGVKARFAF, from the coding sequence ATGAAAAGAACGCTTAATATCTCAATAGTTACAACGGCACTGCTATCATATTTTGCCAGCCCAATGTTTGCCACTGCCAAGGAGACGAATACCGAATTCGAAAATGTCGCTGTAATGAAAGATAAGACAGGGCCCTCTGACTTCGAGGCCTGGAATCAGACCAAGCAAAGCTGGCAAAAAGAGTATGGACTGCAACTTGGAATGGATTACAACATGCTTGGTTTACAGGCCGTTGATGCCATTGGCGACTCAAGCGCTGCATCTGGTGCTGTGCGAGTGTATGGACAATGGGACTTGGTCAAGACAGATTCAGGCTCAACGGGAGGGGTTGTCTTTAAGTTCGAACATCGCCATAAATACACAGAGACATCGCCAAAAGAATTTGGCCTAGCAGAGCTTGGCTATATCGGTTTTGTTCACTCTTTATATGGCGATCAAGGATTTCGAGTCACACACTTATTTTGGCGTCAATCCATGCTAGATAATCGTATGGTGACCTATCTTGGTTTTCTCGATATGACCGATTATACCGACTTTTACCCGTTGGCTAGCCCTTGGAACGATTTTAATAACGGCGTATTTTCTTCAGGTAGTGGAACCATTGGCGGCCTTCCTGATGGTGGACTTGGTATTATGTTGGGCGGATTTATTACCGATAAAGTCTATGGCTCTGCCAGTATCATGGACGCCAAAGGCAATGCCTCTGATCTACTCCAAGGCGCTGAAGATCTGTTTGACTCTGGCGCAACATGGAAAAGCCTGGAAATAGGCTATACACCTTCTCGAGATATGCTGTTTATCCAAAATGCTCATCTCACTTTTTGGCAACGAGATGAGGTGGGTAATGATGAAGAAGGTTACGGCATCAACGTTAACCTTTCAGGATTAATAGAAAAACAATGGCTTCCCTTTATCCGCTACGGTTGGGCCGAAGATGGTGGCGCAATGTACGACTCTTCTCTCAGCGCAGGCTTTGGTTATATTCCAGCGCAACGTAGCGAGGATATGTTCGGCTTAGCATTTAACTGGGCAAGTACCATGGCAAGTACATTTGGCAATATTGATTTTGAAGATCAATATACTGCTGAACTCTATTACCGCGCTCAGGTATTACCTTGGCTGCAACTTTCACCAAGCGTCCAAGTCATTAATCACACCGCGATTAATTTCGATGCGATTGAAATCGGCGACCTTGAACATATATTTATAGAAGATAAAACGGATGTGGTATTTGGGGTTAAGGCACGCTTTGCCTTCTAG
- a CDS encoding metal-dependent hydrolase family protein: protein MRKILYLIAGTMAALLTSSTVLSEEVAPEPQTLITNVNVFDGVNEDLIKNANVLITGNLITRVSTENLTVEGATVINGGGRTLIPGLTDAHWHMTMAEVPQITLLTGDAYEIAARAVPTAEKTLMRGFTTVRDIGGNSFSLKKLIDSGVIPGPRMLVAGPPLSQTGGHYDYRLPHDIPSETSLDYWGKSGFFVIGDGVPEVRKRAREIFRMGASQIKIAAGGGVASIFDPLDVRQYSLEEMEAIVDVARSYNSYVAAHVFTDEAVKMAVKAGIKSIEHGMLLSSDTLKMMKKNGVWLSTQPLVDDEDRMVFPNPESTKKWIKATDGTDNVYKLAKKIGVKIAFGTDAIMDPGMAAKQGKYLSKLSRWFTPYEALKMATSDNAELMELAGPRHPYRKGPLGRITEGAYADLILVNGNPLEDLNLVADPDKNFDLIMKDGKVYKNALN, encoded by the coding sequence ATGAGAAAAATTCTGTATCTAATCGCGGGCACTATGGCCGCGTTGTTAACATCCTCAACTGTGCTGTCTGAAGAGGTGGCCCCCGAACCCCAAACACTCATCACCAACGTCAATGTCTTTGACGGTGTAAATGAAGACCTCATCAAAAATGCCAATGTTTTAATCACAGGAAACTTAATCACTCGGGTGTCTACCGAAAACCTAACGGTTGAAGGTGCTACTGTGATTAACGGTGGTGGCCGCACATTAATTCCTGGGTTAACTGACGCCCACTGGCATATGACCATGGCTGAAGTGCCTCAAATCACACTTCTTACTGGTGATGCATACGAAATTGCGGCGCGGGCAGTACCCACCGCAGAGAAAACCTTAATGCGTGGCTTCACCACGGTTAGAGATATCGGTGGTAATAGTTTCTCGCTAAAAAAACTGATTGATTCAGGTGTGATCCCTGGCCCTCGTATGTTAGTGGCAGGACCACCACTTAGCCAAACAGGTGGGCATTATGACTATCGCCTACCGCATGATATCCCTTCTGAGACATCCTTAGATTATTGGGGAAAGAGTGGCTTCTTTGTCATTGGAGACGGCGTACCTGAAGTGCGTAAGCGTGCTCGTGAAATTTTCCGCATGGGAGCAAGTCAGATCAAAATTGCGGCGGGTGGCGGTGTAGCATCTATTTTTGACCCTTTAGATGTTAGGCAGTACTCACTTGAAGAGATGGAAGCCATTGTTGATGTCGCTAGGAGTTATAACAGCTATGTCGCGGCGCACGTTTTTACCGATGAAGCCGTCAAAATGGCGGTGAAAGCGGGTATTAAAAGCATCGAGCATGGCATGTTGCTTTCCAGTGATACCCTGAAAATGATGAAGAAAAATGGGGTTTGGCTCAGTACACAGCCCTTGGTTGATGACGAAGATAGGATGGTTTTCCCTAATCCTGAATCAACAAAGAAATGGATAAAGGCCACTGATGGTACAGATAACGTTTATAAACTGGCTAAAAAAATCGGTGTGAAAATCGCTTTCGGTACAGATGCCATTATGGATCCAGGAATGGCGGCTAAACAGGGTAAGTACCTAAGTAAACTCAGCCGCTGGTTTACCCCTTATGAAGCGTTAAAAATGGCTACGTCAGACAATGCTGAGTTAATGGAGCTGGCAGGTCCCCGTCATCCATACCGCAAAGGACCTTTGGGTCGGATCACTGAAGGCGCCTATGCGGATTTGATATTAGTTAATGGGAATCCATTGGAAGACTTAAATTTGGTTGCGGATCCCGATAAGAACTTCGATTTGATTATGAAAGATGGCAAGGTCTATAAAAACGCGTTGAACTAA
- a CDS encoding CaiB/BaiF CoA transferase family protein, with the protein MSKILEGIKVVEVASMAAAPSATVILADLGAEVIKVEPPMGDLWRYGNQVAGMPPSKIPYTTYIQNRTKKSVALNLKDPKAQEVLAKLAADCDVFLTNSPRKVQQALKHTYDDIKAINPNVVYAWINGFGLEGPDKDAPGFDMTAWYARSGMMEELRPKDSDPVPLPVGGGDLNTATALFGAVMAGLYHRERTGQGSFVSTSLLNNGIWANSSMMQAALVGAPAMQKFHRTEWPNPISGGVYKTKDSRYIIIVELNPNNVDNLRDAFGADYLKGDERFTTPELRAENSTELFAEMQKIVGEHDLTEVSKRLKAFGVNFSVVQTTEECTRDEHMIANGCFPEVEGTDGIRTIDSPIQIQGNGLEKVKPQNPPAVGEHTVAQLTALGYSEEEIKAMAEAHAIGLPR; encoded by the coding sequence ATGTCAAAAATTTTAGAAGGAATTAAAGTTGTTGAAGTCGCTTCTATGGCTGCCGCCCCTTCCGCCACAGTGATTCTTGCTGATCTTGGTGCCGAAGTGATTAAAGTTGAACCTCCTATGGGAGACTTGTGGCGCTACGGTAACCAAGTTGCCGGTATGCCACCAAGTAAAATTCCTTATACCACTTACATTCAAAATCGCACCAAAAAATCGGTTGCGTTAAACCTGAAAGATCCTAAAGCCCAAGAGGTGTTAGCGAAACTCGCAGCAGATTGCGATGTGTTTCTGACAAACTCACCTCGTAAAGTGCAACAAGCGCTTAAGCATACCTATGATGATATTAAAGCGATAAATCCTAACGTGGTTTATGCGTGGATCAACGGCTTTGGCCTGGAAGGTCCAGACAAAGACGCGCCTGGTTTCGATATGACGGCTTGGTATGCGCGCAGTGGTATGATGGAAGAGTTACGTCCTAAAGATAGCGACCCAGTGCCTCTTCCTGTCGGTGGTGGCGATCTCAATACGGCGACCGCCTTATTTGGTGCCGTTATGGCCGGCCTCTACCATAGAGAGCGCACAGGCCAAGGCTCATTTGTTTCGACATCTCTTCTCAATAACGGTATTTGGGCGAATTCCAGCATGATGCAGGCTGCATTAGTCGGTGCCCCTGCAATGCAAAAATTCCACAGAACCGAATGGCCAAATCCCATCAGCGGTGGTGTCTACAAAACCAAAGACAGCCGTTACATCATTATCGTCGAGTTAAATCCCAATAACGTTGATAACTTACGTGATGCTTTTGGCGCTGACTATCTCAAAGGGGATGAGCGTTTTACTACGCCAGAGTTACGAGCCGAAAACAGCACCGAACTGTTTGCCGAAATGCAAAAAATTGTGGGTGAGCATGACCTAACGGAAGTGTCAAAACGACTTAAAGCGTTTGGGGTTAACTTTAGTGTTGTTCAAACGACTGAAGAATGTACCCGCGATGAACATATGATAGCCAATGGATGCTTCCCTGAAGTTGAAGGGACAGACGGGATCCGCACCATCGATAGCCCAATACAGATACAAGGTAATGGTCTTGAAAAGGTTAAACCTCAAAATCCGCCTGCGGTGGGAGAGCACACAGTTGCCCAATTGACCGCCTTGGGCTATAGCGAAGAGGAAATTAAAGCTATGGCTGAAGCGCACGCCATTGGTTTACCTCGATAG
- a CDS encoding MaoC/PaaZ C-terminal domain-containing protein yields MSEDAKFFEDFEIGESYVTSARTITETDIVTHAMHSGDWQPHHTNEEFAKKQSFKTRLAHGNMTFCISTGLIFQSSSENPNIMAYGYNKIRYPAPVFPGDTIKVEVKITDKQDHPKSKTHGLLTQTETTTNQRGETVAFVEHVLYATKREPS; encoded by the coding sequence ATGAGTGAAGATGCTAAGTTTTTTGAAGATTTCGAAATTGGCGAGTCATATGTGACATCGGCTCGCACCATTACTGAAACAGACATTGTGACCCATGCCATGCATTCTGGTGACTGGCAACCTCATCATACCAATGAGGAGTTTGCTAAAAAGCAATCTTTCAAGACACGTCTGGCCCACGGAAATATGACATTCTGTATTAGTACTGGCCTTATTTTTCAGTCTTCTTCAGAAAACCCTAATATTATGGCCTATGGCTACAATAAGATTCGTTATCCTGCCCCTGTTTTTCCAGGCGACACCATCAAAGTAGAAGTCAAAATTACGGATAAGCAAGACCATCCGAAAAGTAAGACCCATGGCTTACTGACACAAACTGAGACTACGACCAATCAAAGAGGCGAAACCGTCGCTTTTGTTGAGCATGTGCTTTATGCCACCAAGAGAGAGCCTTCTTAA
- a CDS encoding MaoC family dehydratase produces MSQSTYKEVAKFFEDFEIGETRETAGRTITRTDFVMHAMHSGDWMPHHTDDEWCKTQPFKKPIIHGNATFSISTGLCIQGEPLNPHGMSYGYDKIRYPNPVFEGDTIKVKMTVIDKRDHPKKKTHGLITEEKITTNQNDEVVCVAHHVIFVEKRNP; encoded by the coding sequence ATGTCCCAATCTACATATAAAGAAGTCGCCAAATTTTTCGAAGATTTTGAGATTGGTGAAACCCGTGAGACAGCAGGCAGAACGATCACAAGAACCGATTTTGTCATGCATGCCATGCACTCAGGTGACTGGATGCCCCATCATACCGATGATGAATGGTGTAAGACCCAGCCTTTCAAGAAACCCATTATTCACGGTAACGCCACCTTCAGTATCAGTACTGGCTTGTGTATTCAGGGGGAACCGCTAAACCCTCATGGTATGTCCTATGGCTATGACAAGATTCGATATCCTAACCCTGTGTTTGAGGGCGATACCATTAAGGTCAAAATGACCGTTATCGATAAAAGAGATCATCCTAAGAAGAAAACCCATGGACTGATCACCGAAGAGAAAATCACCACCAATCAGAATGATGAAGTGGTATGTGTCGCACATCATGTGATTTTCGTTGAAAAGAGAAACCCTTAA
- a CDS encoding AMP-binding protein, with translation MTLAENSYSKFALFRGMDVTWVLNQWVERQPDKTFVIWAPFDKAVRKWTYAELADDAKRFAAGLKARGVGLGDFVLMHLDNSPEFLIAWFGCAYLGAVPVTTNTRSAPENIQYFVEVMQPVCVITDPHYAEIVADACSDCIQMIVTGAIDKSAVTHSVEEFEQIFSHEALPPLAHDPDRNFAIQFTSGTTSKPKPTLWTHANALWGGKAMAMNLRLRREDITLVYMPLFHANAQITLLSTLWSGGTLVVHPKFSASRFWDTCALHGVTWVSMIPFSFKALKGRPVPEHKVRILLGLERLPDAEKEFGVQTLALWGMTETLASCIVTDADHPGPAGSMGRPSPLYELEVRKPDGALAGPGEQGRLYIRGVRGISLFKEYYQNPQKTEEAFDDSGALDTGDVVRIDENGWMYFLNRDKDMLRVGGENVAALEIETAINDTGLVLESAVVAQKHYMLGDVPAAFIRPNDAGNTLSKKELEQKIIDHCIVTLADFKVPKTVIFVEEFPRSTLDRIAKAKLRESLPSIDSD, from the coding sequence ATGACTCTAGCTGAAAACTCATATTCTAAATTTGCTTTATTCAGAGGTATGGATGTCACTTGGGTGCTCAACCAGTGGGTTGAGCGCCAACCCGATAAGACGTTTGTTATCTGGGCACCATTCGATAAAGCGGTACGTAAATGGACCTATGCAGAACTTGCTGATGATGCCAAACGTTTTGCTGCCGGTTTAAAGGCTCGTGGTGTTGGCCTCGGGGACTTTGTCCTGATGCACCTGGATAACTCCCCTGAATTTCTGATTGCATGGTTTGGCTGCGCTTACTTAGGCGCGGTGCCAGTGACCACAAATACTCGTTCAGCCCCTGAAAATATTCAATATTTTGTAGAGGTGATGCAGCCTGTTTGTGTGATAACTGACCCACACTATGCGGAAATTGTCGCTGATGCCTGTTCAGACTGCATCCAGATGATAGTCACAGGCGCTATCGATAAAAGTGCTGTGACTCATAGTGTTGAAGAGTTTGAGCAGATCTTTAGCCATGAGGCATTACCGCCTCTTGCCCATGATCCTGATCGCAATTTTGCTATCCAATTTACCTCTGGGACCACATCAAAGCCTAAGCCCACCCTGTGGACTCACGCCAATGCCTTGTGGGGTGGTAAAGCGATGGCAATGAACCTGAGGCTGAGGAGGGAGGATATTACCTTAGTGTATATGCCCTTGTTCCACGCTAATGCGCAAATCACCCTACTTTCGACGCTTTGGTCTGGTGGGACTCTAGTGGTGCATCCTAAGTTTTCGGCATCGCGCTTTTGGGATACCTGTGCGTTACACGGTGTGACCTGGGTGTCTATGATTCCATTTTCATTTAAGGCGCTCAAAGGCAGACCGGTTCCAGAGCATAAGGTGCGTATATTGCTCGGCTTAGAAAGGCTTCCTGATGCGGAGAAAGAGTTTGGCGTTCAGACCCTGGCACTTTGGGGAATGACGGAGACGTTAGCGTCTTGCATTGTCACAGATGCCGATCATCCCGGGCCTGCAGGCAGTATGGGTAGGCCCTCTCCTCTTTATGAGTTAGAAGTACGTAAACCCGACGGTGCTCTAGCTGGACCGGGAGAGCAGGGGCGTTTGTATATTCGCGGCGTCAGGGGGATATCACTCTTTAAAGAGTATTATCAAAATCCGCAAAAAACCGAAGAAGCCTTCGATGATAGCGGCGCGCTGGATACTGGGGATGTCGTGCGTATTGATGAAAATGGTTGGATGTATTTCCTTAATAGAGACAAGGATATGCTTCGTGTAGGTGGCGAAAATGTCGCTGCGCTGGAAATTGAAACCGCCATTAATGACACAGGCTTGGTTCTAGAGTCTGCCGTTGTCGCCCAAAAACATTACATGCTTGGCGATGTTCCCGCTGCTTTTATTAGACCTAATGATGCAGGTAACACGCTGTCCAAAAAGGAGTTGGAACAAAAGATCATCGATCACTGTATAGTGACATTGGCTGACTTTAAGGTGCCAAAAACGGTGATTTTTGTTGAAGAGTTTCCTCGTTCAACACTAGACAGAATTGCCAAGGCCAAATTACGCGAGTCGCTACCCTCTATAGATTCAGATTAA